TTTGAAAGACAGGGAatattttcccttttggtccctcCCTTTTAATTGCTCATTACGATTAGGTCCTTCACCTTATTTCAATTCCCGATTCCtcccctaaaattttgtttggctttcaatttcaatccttattttattttgttttattttttaaatacttttgcatttttatattttatatttttattattcaaatttctgcttttaagttcaatttaatcttgatttaatcattaatctattttatttcaacctttccacaaactttttattttattttatttatttatttattatttcttcttccttttacattaaaaatagattATTAGTACTCTTTTTTAATGGTGcgttttattattgttgttattatttctaatatcttaatgttatgtttatttatctttttaaattgtgcattttccatttccattttttattttatgtttctttatttatcttattattgCGATCtggttattaatattattactaataatCAATTCATGTCACATTAATTTTTACTcgaaacagaaaaagaaaattttcaaaattaaggcAATGTTCCGTATTTGGAAATCTgagaagtcgtgccctaacttacgggattcGACTTTCTCTTTGAACCAAGACAAccgaatatttttttaaagcatataagactttaattaaaaaatatatttttaggaattaagAAAAGTCATATTCCTAACTTACAGAATATGGCTTCTttctaaaaccgagataattaaatattttaaaaaaatatttttttccatgtttattCTCGTTTTGAGAATTTAAGGCATTGTGTCCTAACATACGTGATgtgattctttttctcgattaactcaaaataaagccattttcgtgttaaataataaaagatcatatcttaaatctcttcaaattttaaattttcgacactaaagaCGCCAAGTAATCAACtaagtaccaattttgggtttatcagtggtgctaatccttccccatgcgtaaccgactccagAACTAGTCttctggattttgtagaccaaaaatcatcattttaataaatttaaacttgtattaaaatgattgaattatgaggtgatccggtcacaccaaaataaaaaaaggggtttCGACAGTaaatatcttcttctttttgttcaCATGGATACCAAGcgagtttctttctttcttttttaatttcaaaatgtcaattagtaaatttaatagaagaattctTACTATAATAATTAGAcctgatttttaaatttagaaagtaaagaaattaaattcttaaaaataaaaataggtaaTTGATTtccaaacatataaaaatacaaacaatttagtaatttttaactaaattaatgcCGGATTGACTTATGACActaaatcaatcaaaatttaaataatagtataaatatataatattttaaagtctatataaatagaataaaaaacacTTTAATCTGCAACACATgtaaatgatttaaatattttttttgaagaaaaatcgAATTGAATGGAAATTGGGAAAAGAAATTGGTGTACCCTATTGGCATTCCTAATTATGTATGGGGCGTTTGTAAGTCTCAAATGTTTTGGTGTTCTTTACATATCCTTAACTTCATGGGTGATTAGGGAGGTGGCCCGATTGATAGAGATTAGGTCGATTTGTTGAGctgaacattttaaatataatatgacataaaataaatgatggagcacaaaaaaatttataataagaaaattcatttatataaattagaaaGTTTGTGGAAATCACAAATTTAACgcgaaaagattaaaatatcttcaaataatattatttactttaattatagaaagatattttcgtaatttttaacCGAATTGATACCAGTTAATTCAtgacactaaattaattaaaattttaaatatatatatatatatatacaaatacgaTCAAAACACTTCAATCTACAGCGatattattgattattaataaatttattttaatatctttaatgataattttaatcatcatcTTTGGCTGCTGCATAAACTAACTAAGATATTGAACCGAATAGTTTATGTCTGGTCTAGTAATAgttaaataaagtaattttcAATGGCTCTTTTATATGCAGCTGTATCTtgatttaatggttaaattaataattttagtaataaaaggATCTGATTGGTATAACAtcgataattaaataatgtaattaaaatattttgaagataATTAGTACAattaactaaaacaaataatttaatacagaaattaaacaatataataaaaattcgAGATTCATAAATCATAGCAAATTTGGAAGAAACAGATTTGGTGGAttcataaatatcattattgattttttattttaaaatatattatttatacaatattaaagaAGGGTtgaagaataataaaatttgaaatatatagttttgattttgataataatcaaataaatacatcataaaccttaagtaaataattattagactACCATAAATAATTATCAGGCATGTCAAAATTTAGTACTttagtaaataatatttagattatttaaaataaatatatttattaaagaaattaaagtttaaattttaattttgtggaTTTTATTGAGCttagataaaagataaaaacatagttaaaataatgtaaatataatttattttgtgattttaaaagatatgattATGATATCacacaatttctatttttttctttgtctttttttAGCAATAAATTGGTGACACCGGTGTTATTTTATTACGGTCTCAGTCTACTAGTGTCGAAGAAACAAAGCTTATTATCAGAGAGAAGCAGCGTTGCCGGAAAATGGCTTGCCTCAATGCCCGACGATCTCTATCCACCCTTTTAAGCCGCGCCCTcactgcttcttcttcttcttcctttccttCCCGTTCTCGCCTCACTGTTGCACTCCTCAACAAAACCCCAGTTTTTATCCCCGAAGCAACCAAAATCCTGACCCGAACCAAGACATCCGGGTCCGGCTACTCGCCTTTGAACGACCCATCTCCTAACAGTAGTAGCCCACGACCATCGGTTCTCCTAGATGACAGTTCTTATGAGCATTGGCTTATCATTTTGGAATTCCCAGAACGCCCGAAACCTTTGGAAGAAGAAATGATCGATGCCTATGTTAAAACCCTCGCTTCTGTTGTCGGCaggtttttaaataataattattccttcaaatttcattaaatctgggttttattttcttttttgtttgtctGATCTTGTAGTGAAGAGGAAGCGAAAAAGAGAATATACTCTATTTGTACAACGAGGTATACTGGTTTTCGTGCTTTTTTCTCTGAGGATTTGATTGATGAACTTAGAGGTAATATCATTCCTCATTTactagggtttagggtttagggtttacaTGGTTTTCCCTTTTTCTAGTGTAATTGGAACAAGAAACGGGTTTCTTGAAACAGTGGGTTTTCAGAAAGAAGAAAGACTTAACATTGGTTTTCATTGTGTGTGATGTGTTGCTAgatgttttagggttttaaaccTCCCGATGTGATTGCTTTCTATACTAATTTATTAGGGTTTAAATGGTTTTCCCCAATTGCTTTTGTAAGTGTTTTTGAACTTACAATTGATGAGGCATCCACTTTGTTCTAAAATCAATTGGCATTATGTTTCTACAGAGTTACCTCGTGTACGCTGGGTTTTACCAGTTCGGCATTGTAGCCAAGATCATTATTATGCAGGTGGGTAGTTTAAAGATGAAGTTTGCTGCTTATAGCCATTTAAGTTCCCACTGTCAacaaatttaatctctttttttttggtggaTTGATTACCAGAGGATTTTTTTGTTGATGGCAAAGTCCTTCATAGACCGCAATTTCCATGGGTTGGCGTTCCAAATAGCAGCCACAGAGTTGGAGGATGTGGTGATCATGAGCTTTGGCTTATCACTTTTGAATTCCGGGAAGAACCTTCTTTTGAAGAAAAGATTGATTTCTATGTTAAAACCCTCGCTTCTATTGTCGGCAGGTTTTTGATTCCTTCAAATTTGCCTTTTTTCTCCTGGAATTTGAGAAatgggttttatttttcttttttgtttgtagTGAAGAGGAAGCGAAAAGAAGAATATACGCTGTAGGTGGTAGACTAACGAGGTATACTGGGTTTCGTGCTGTTATGTCTGAGGAGATGGCTTATGAACTTGAAGGTAATTGCATTTCTCATTTATTAGGGTTTACATGGTTtcttattttttagggtttagtgtttagaATTGGCGTTATGTTTGTCTAGGGTTACCTCTTGTAGAAGGCGTTTATCGGGATTCAGAGGTCGAATATGATGAAGATTTTGAAGGAGTTGGGTAGTTTAAAGAATTCAAGATGATGTTTGTTGCTTACTGCCATTGTCAACAAATTTAATCTCCTTTTCTTATTAGGGCATTTGCTTGTTGATGGAAAAATTGTTCTTAGACCAACCTCTTGTAGCACGAAACGACTAGAGGGGGGGAAACTGCCGGGATTATTACATTTCCTGCAAGAGCAGATCCTTGACGTTATTTATTGGGAAGAATCCAAAAGCAACGGCGGTGGCAAAAACTGATCTCGTGCAGGATGACATCTTTTCCGATATTTATATTCGTAATTTGGTGGATTCATAGatctcattatttattttttaattttaaaaatattttatttatataatgattgataattatttgaattattaactCGTGTTATTTAGGTCAACAGAAGCCTTAATCACCATTcctaataaatattaactttatttattgctgttattatatacaaaatatataattttgattttgataataattattgattattaataaatttattttaatatctttaatgataattttaatcatcatcTTATTGTAACCTAAG
The nucleotide sequence above comes from Gossypium raimondii isolate GPD5lz chromosome 13, ASM2569854v1, whole genome shotgun sequence. Encoded proteins:
- the LOC105782130 gene encoding multiple organellar RNA editing factor 3, mitochondrial isoform X2 translates to MACLNARRSLSTLLSRALTASSSSSFPSRSRLTVALLNKTPVFIPEATKILTRTKTSGSGYSPLNDPSPNSSSPRPSVLLDDSSYEHWLIILEFPERPKPLEEEMIDAYVKTLASVVGSEEEAKKRIYSICTTRYTGFRAFFSEDLIDELRELPRVRWVLPVRHCSQDHYYAEDFFVDGKVLHRPQFPWVGVPNSSHRVGGCGDHELWLITFEFREEPSFEEKIDFYVKTLASIVGSEEEAKRRIYAVGGRLTRYTGFRAVMSEEMAYELEGLPLVEGVYRDSEVEYDEDFEGGICLLMEKLFLDQPLVARND
- the LOC105782130 gene encoding multiple organellar RNA editing factor 3, mitochondrial isoform X1, with the translated sequence MACLNARRSLSTLLSRALTASSSSSFPSRSRLTVALLNKTPVFIPEATKILTRTKTSGSGYSPLNDPSPNSSSPRPSVLLDDSSYEHWLIILEFPERPKPLEEEMIDAYVKTLASVVGSEEEAKKRIYSICTTRYTGFRAFFSEDLIDELRELPRVRWVLPVRHCSQDHYYAEDFFVDGKVLHRPQFPWVGVPNSSHRVGGCGDHELWLITFEFREEPSFEEKIDFYVKTLASIVGSEEEAKRRIYAVGGRLTRYTGFRAVMSEEMAYELEGHLLVDGKIVLRPTSCSTKRLEGGKLPGLLHFLQEQILDVIYWEESKSNGGGKN